The sequence AATCCACTCGGGCTCCGTTGTCCGCACATCGGTTTGTCTCGGGGTCGGGGATGGTGCCATCGGAACAGGCGACGTCGTATACCTTCTCGTGGGTTTCCCCGTCCTTGTCGATCCAGCCTTTGATGATCTGCAGCCGCTGCAAGGGCGCACGGCGGGGGTCCCGGAACGCCCATGCCAGAAAACGCGGGCGATCGTCGCCCTCTGCGACCAGTTCGCCACCCATGGTCACGCCGTCCTTGTAGGCCTGCGCGATGGCATCGTGCTCGTCGAGCAGGGCGCGGTCGAAGTCAAAGCCTGCAAAGAATCTTACGCGGATGCGTGGCCCGGAAGTGGCGAAGGTTTCCTTGCGACGGAAAGCATCGAAGATCGCCTCGCGCGTGTTTTCCGCCGCCCAGACGCCAGCGAGTCCCGAGGCCCCGTAGGTGATCGTGGCGGCAGCGGTGTAGTCCTCGCCGCCGATCTCGGTCACCAGGTCCGGTGTCACCACTTTCTGGAGGGTTGCCTGGAGGAAGGGGAGCGGCACCGAGCCGCGCTTTTCCGGGTCGGCATCCATCAGGCCGAGCTTGCCATAGAATTCACTCTCCACATCTGTGGTCGCGCCGGTATGGGCGTCGCTCGAGCCGATGAATCCGAATTGATACGGATTGCCGGCACCCTCGGTTGCCAGAGACAGGCCGTTGCGCAACGCCTCGCGCACATAGCTGCCATGGAGCTTGCTGATTTTCATGTTGCCGACCACGTACGGCATGATCTCGAAATCGGCCCATTCGTCGGTTTTGGAAAGATCAGGGTGGGTCTCCGAGGTTCCCTTCACTTGCGTGATCTCGACCAGCGGTTCGTTGCGCAGACGTCGGCTTGTATATTCGTCGTCCAGCGGGTCGCCGGCCCAGTCCGCGAGTTCGAACATCTGTCCGTTCGAGCCGTTGGAATTGTGTGGAATGGCGAGACTGTCGATGCCTTGTTCACGGAGGTTATCCATCCAATCCCACAAGTCTTCGGGGTTTTGTGAGTGAAAGCGTGAGAAGGGAATGGCGGGGAGGCGATCCCCGCCGCGGAAGATCACATTGCGGTGCAGATTGCCGCGGTCATCCGCCGACGTACTGTACTCGTAAGCGACAAAAGTCGTGAAGCGACCCGGATCGTTGAATCCTTCGGCGGCATCAATCGTATCGCGCCAGGCAGATCGAGCCACCTGAGTCGTGTCTTCGATATCGATGCTGCCATCCTCGATGCCCCGCAAGAGGCCGGGAAGGAAGCTTGAGAAAATTTTCATCCGTGACGGGATCGAAAGGAGGCCCCGATTGTCCGGAGCATTCAGGTCGTGGATCCAATCGATCTCCGGTGTTTTCGAGAATTCCTGGGATGTGTCTGCCGCGGCCTCTGCCAGGCCGAGGAACATGGCATGGTCGGTGACTCCGTAGAAGTCCAGCGGTTCGTCCAGTTGCATCATGAAGCCGGCCGGATGCCGGAGTGGTTCGCCTCTCGCATAGCGGTAGGCATCGCTGGGTTTTGCTGTCGTCCCGAAGGCAAACGCATCGAAGGAATAGGCCGTATGCACATGCAAGTCGCCAAAGTAGGCATTGCGCTCGGGGTTGGGCGCGGCGCGTACAAAGACTAATTCGTCGCCGATCTCGTGGGGCACTGCCGGGAAGCCCTGTCGGTTCGGCGTCGCGCCCTCCTCCGATGGTGCAGACGAGTCGGAACACCCGGTGCAGAAAACAAACAGTGCCACGCAGATTAGTTGCCATGCTTGAAATTTCATTGCTTTACCTTTGCTGAAGTTGAAGAGCGCCGCCGGTTTACCGGGAGGGCTTGATCCAGATCGGCGAGGACCAGACGCGCTCGCGTATCGTTGCGGGGACGCGCGGGTCGGGTTCGCGGCCCAGTCGCAGGGAGTCGTAGGTTGACCAGCGACAGGTGGGATTTTGCAGGACGCGCACGTAGTAGAAGGCGCTTCGTGCCGGGTCGAAGTCGGGATCTTGCCAGGTCGCCGCCAGTTCCATGCTGCCGGTCTCGCCGACGAGCGCGCAGCTGGTCAGATCAACGGAGGCGCCGTTGTCGGGGCAGCGTCGAGTGGTGGGGTCGACCTCAAGGCCATCCGCACAGGCGATGTCCTGAACCAGCTCGTGAGTTTTGCCCTCGGCATCGATCCAGCCCTTGACCATCTGGATCCTCTGCAAGGGTGCGCTCATCCAGTCGCCAAGAGCCGAGACGTAAAATGTCGGACTGGCGTCATGGCCGGACCGCGGGCGGAGCACGCCGCCCATCGGGACGCCGCCTGCGGCGGCGATCGCGACCGGCTCCGCCTCGTCAAGAATGCTCTCGTCGAAATCCTCGCCGGCAAAAAAGCGCAGCGTGATCCGCGGGCCTGACGAGGCGTAAACCTCACGACGTTGCATCGCGGCAAAGATCGCGTCGCGGGTATTTTCCGGGGCCCAGACCGCAGCCAGGCCGCCCGGGGTGTTGAACCGCAGGGGTGAGAGGTGAGGCTTGGGTTCGCTGCCGGGTTTCTCGGGTGCCCCGAAACGACGAATCGCGGGAGAACTCACCTGGCCGACAGCGCCCACGAAATCCCATTCGTCGGTGTCCCCCGGGTTTCCATTATGCGTGTCGGTGGATCCAATCATGCCGAAGGCCAGCGGGTTCATGCCGAGACCTTGCTCGAGTTGGAGGCCGATCTTGAGTCCCTGGCGGGCAAAGCCAGTCTCAAAGGCGCAGCCGGTCTCCTCGCCGGGTTCGCAGGGTTCAAAGACCTGGCTAAAGGCGCACTCTTCGTCGGTGGCGCCAACTCCCAGTGCGCATTCCGAGGCCCCCTTGATCTGGTAGATCTCGGCCAGTGGTTCGCGCCTTTTGCGGATCTCCCATTCGTCTTCGCCGTATTCGCCGCCGTCGTATGTGTAGCGGCTGTAGGCGAGGCCCCAGGATTTGTTCATGTTGTGAGGAATCGTGAGGAAGTCACATTTCCCCGTGCAGGTCTCTTCGAGGCCTCGCCAGAGATCGATTGCGTTGGATACCTCGAGAGACGAGATCGCGAATTCCGGGAGATCCGATCCGTTAAACAGGATGTTGCGGTGCATTTTCCCGGCGTCGGGCAGGGTCGGGGAGTATTCGTAGGCGGCAAATGTAGTGAATGTGCCCGGGTCGTTTTCGGCATCGGCCAGCGCTATATATCGTGCCCAATCACTGCGGGCATCCTGCTCGCAGCGCAGCACACCGCCTTCGCCGCGGCCACAGATCGGCCACGAATCGCGCCCCTTGGCGGTGCGCACCTCTGGTTGATACACGCCCGCCGGAGCGTCGGGATTCTTCTCGACGTCTGGTTTGGTGAAGCTGACGATGGTCCGCAGCAGCAGGAAGGCCATTGGGTTCGGTGTCTCGAGAAGGTAGCAGTTGATCGATTCGAACCAGGTGAGGTCTGTTTCGTCACAGCGCGTGCTCACACCGAAGCCCTCGGCATGGTCGGTGATCGCGACGAAGTCGAGCGGGCGTGCGAGCTGCATGGTCTCGCCGCCCGTGCTGAGAAGGGCTTCGCCCTTTGCGAAGCGATAGGCGTCCTCGACGGTCACCGTTGTTCCCATGAGCTTTGCATCGAAGCTTTCGTGGGTATGGACATGGGTGTCGCCCCAGTACACGTTGTTCAGAGAGTTGCGCGGTTGGATGACCCTTGGCTGGGGCTCCGGCTTCGGGACTCTGGAATCATCCTGAAGCGCGTAGTCGGCCGCCAGATTGTCGGCGCCCACCCGTTGCATCCTTTCGTAGGTGCTCTGGCCGAAGGTGAACCACCCAACGATTGCGGCAAGCGCGACCAGGCCGATCGCCCCCAGGAAAATCTTTCTTATCATCAATGATTTCTTTCCGAGGCTTCGACTCGGGGTCCTCGATCCGGGGCTCCCGATCCCGGGCGCTCGAACCCGGTGTTTCCATTGATTCTCTGGCTGCGCCTCAGAAGCGGTAGGAAAGCTCGGCACCAAAGGTGCGCGGGATCGTGAAGTTCCGAGTGATGACGCCGACGGAATTCGCAAGACTGAAGACGCTGCCGGCGGGCACGCGAGTATCGGTCAGATTCTCGCCCCAGAGGGCGACTTGAGCGCTATCGTCGAAGAAATCGTAGGAGACGCGAGCACCGAGGTTGTTGCGGCCTGGTTGCCTGGCTTGTGGCACCTCGGGCCCCAGCGCATAGTTGTCGCTCTGATAGCTCCATTGCGCACGGGTCGTCAGCCAGCCTCGCATCCAGTCGCGTTGTCCCAACTCCAGCGGGAAGGAATACTGCGCCGAGAGGAAGGATTGAAAGCTGGGGACCCCCTCGATCTTCTGGCCTGATTTGTTGATCTCCTTGCCATCCAAATTGCTCACGGCTCCCGGGAAGCTGGTGTAGCGCGCGTCAAGAAGTCCGATATTGCCGGATAGTACCAGGCCGGGCAGGGGCATGGCCGTCACCTCAAGCTCGGCGCCGCGGGTGGTTGCTTCCGCGGCGTTCAGGGTGAGGGTGAGGATTTCCTCGATCAGTCCTTCGTCGTCGAAAATGGTTTCGGTCACCCGGCGCTGGATGTTGTCATACTTGCCGTAGAACAAGGACACGTTCAGTGTCAGTCGGCGATCAAAGGCGATGGACTTCACGCCGATCTCGAAGTTGTCGAGGGTCTCGGGCTCGAAGGGCTCGAGCTGATTCCCTCCGGCGCTGGGATTGATGGTTGCGTTGAAACCGCCGCCCTTGAAGCCCTGAGAGTAGGTGAAGTAGCCCATCAAATGGTCCAGGCGGATATCGTCGAACCACTCCTCCGGTGCGGTCAAGGCAATGCTCGCCATCGGACTCCATGCGTCGAACGTTTTGTCGCCGGATCCGTCGAATACTACTGCAGGAGGGTCTGCCAGCAGGTTGGTGTTGATCTGTGTGGCCTGTTTTCGATCGGATGAGTAGCGCAGCCCTGCCGTCAGGCTGGCCCACTCGGTGAGCGCGGCCGTGGCCTGGCTGAAGAACGCCCAGGTAAAGTTGTCGGTCTCGAGGTTGTTCAAGGTGGCCGATGTGACCACCGGGATTCCGACATTGGTGACGGAGGGCCGCTGGGCATTCTCCCAGAAGGCGAAAAAACCACCGACGAAGTTGATACGGCCGTCCCAGGCTGTCGCGTTGATCTGGAATTCCTGCTGGATTTGTTCGGAGTCGCCGGGATCGCCCTTGGTTGGATCGGGTCCCCCCCGGCTCGTCAGCGAGACCATGGGAAAGGGCGTTGCGTCGAGGTCGATTGCGGATGCAGTCGTCTGCTGGCGCCAGGAGGTAATGGACTTCAGTACGATATCTTCCACCCAGTCGGTATCCCCGACGTCGTATTGAATCGTTCCCCAGGTGCCGTAGCTGGTCGCGCTTTGGACCTGATTGACGTTCATGGGATGTGTATATGGTCGAGACTCGCGACAGGCATCATAGAAGCCTGGCTGGAAATTCCCGATGTTTGTCTCCTGAGCAATGGCACATTGGCCGATGGCCAACTGCCCGTGGGATTTCCACCAGGTCCCTGTCATGTCGATCGTGAGAGCGTCTGTTGGCAGGAATCGAAACGAGCCCAGAAACGTAAGGCTGTTCTGGCGGCCCAGGTCATCGAGGCCGAGGTAGGGATTCGTCGCATAGCCCCCGCGATTTTGCGATGCGAAAGCAAGACGCGTGAACAGCTTGTCCTCGAACCAGCCGATATCGACCGGGATGTTGATCATGCTGCGGGTGTTGACGATCCCCTGGTTGCCGACGCGCACCATCTGGAAGCCCTCGAGTTCGTCGGCCGGCTTGCGTGTGGTGATATTGACAGCGCCTCCGATCGTGTTTTTGCCGAACAGAGTGCCTTGTGGTCCACGCAGGACTTCGACGCCCGCGATGTCGAGGGTGTCGAAAACAGCGGCTTGCGCGCGCGGGAGGAAAACACCGTCCACGTACATGCCGACGCCGGGCTCGAACGCCACGCCCGCTGACGCAGTGCCGACGCCGCGGATGCGGATTTGTGCTGAGGTCTGGCCCGAGGCGATCGTGATGTTCGGGACGAGGTTCTCGATCTGGTCGATTCGCGTCACGTTGGCCTCGCGCAGGAGGTTCTCGCTCATCGCGGTGATAGATACAGGTGTGTCCTCGAGGAACTCTTCGCGTTTTCTTGCCTGAACGACGATTTCCTCGATTTGGCCCCGAGTGGAAGGTGAGAGGCCGGACTCGTCGCCTGCTTCCGCCTGCGCGACTTCGGCGTCGGCCTCGGTTGCCGGGCCGCCGACGTCGGTTGGCGATTCAATGAGCTCCTCATAGGCCGATGGCGCCTCGATCTGCGCTTGCGCGAGGCCTGTGATCCCCGGCACCAGAATCAGTGCTGACAACAACACGTTTCGGCATCCCTGAACCAAGGGAGCAGGTGCGCTGATTGCGCCGGAAGCCCCGCGAAAGCGACGAATTCTCAGGTTTAGCATATTGCTAAATATTTAGCATTCTGCTAAACTTGATGTCAAACATGTCAGATAATTCCGAATTGCCGGCGACAGTCCTGGAAAAGGGCCAGGCTCGGCCGTTACCGAAGGCGAATCAGGGCCGCGCCGAAACTGAGCGGCGATTGATCGAGGCCGCTCTCGAGTTGATCAAGAGAAACGGTATTCTCGCGGGCCTGAATCTTCGGGAAGTTGCCGCCGCCGCGGGCGTCAATCGTGGCAATATTTATCACTACTTCGGCTCCAGGCAGGAATTGCTCCGCGAGGCGATCGCCCGTCGTTTCAAAGTGATTAGAAAACAGCTCAATGCTGACTTCCGGGGGCTCCCTTTTGTCGAGCGGCGCACGAGGCAATTTCGAGGTGACAGCTTTCAGGACAGCAAACTACGCGCCTTGCTCGTGATTGACGGAGACGGAAGTGTGGACCCCATGCCAGCCTATGAGGGCGCGCTCAGCAGCCTGAAGGAGGACGTCGTCAACGGGGATATTGACCCCGCCCACGATCTCGAGGCATTGCAGGTTGCGCTCTCGGCGATGCTTCGCGGCTACCGGATTTTCCGCGAGCCTTACGCCAAGCGGGTTGGCGCGGATATCGAGGCGCTCGACGAGCGAGTGGCGTCCGTCGTCGGCGGTTGGCTCGAGACGATGAAGCAACCGCCCGCGGCAACGCCGGATCGCGCGGACTGATGCCCGCTTTACCCGGGTTTTTTTCCCGTGCCCCGGCCCGATCGATCCTCTGTCGATCCTTGTTTCGGTCGGCGATCGTGCTCGCGGTGCTGAGTACGGTACTGACTTCGTGCCTTTCACCGGAGCCGCGGCCTGCGGGGGCGCCTGTCGCGCTCGACGAGCACGGCCAACCGGCAAGCCTTCTATCCGCATTTTTTGGACTCGATGGAGATTTGCCGCTGTTCGCCCGTCTTCTTCTCTGTCGAGGGGCCGCGGGAACAGACGGTATGCCGGTGGTCCTGTCTCATACGATCGACGCGCAAACTCTCGCGGCAGAGGATTTTCGCGTCTTCACTCGATCGGGGGCCGAGACAGCGCCCCTCTGTGTGACTCTCCAGCCGGCTATGGATGAAGGCGAAGGCCGGACTGTGCTCCTCATCGGTGAGTTTGGCGATGCTGAGGAGGATCCGCCGGTGAAAGTGGAAGTGGTCGGCGAACTTCTGTCCGACGGCGCAACGGGTGGTCCGGTGAGCTTTCGTGGAAAGGCGATCGAGGTAACACCTTTGGAGGCCGGGCCAAGTCTCGTGCTGGCCGAGGTGATACCCGCCGAACAAAGGTCGACCTCGGGGCGGGGCTCTGCCTGCCCGCCGGACACCCGCCAGGTGGTCCGGGTGACCTGGGCTGGAGGTGTGTCACCCCCGCGCGGGACCGATGCCGGCGCAATCGAGCGCGCCCCGTATCGAGTGACGGTGGAACGTGCCGGGGGGCAGCGCGAGGAGATCACACCGGCGGCCATCGCGGATCTCGGCGACAATGATAACAACCACCATCTATGCCTCGATACCCGGGACCCGGCGATCTCGGTTTCCTTTCCGGCGGGACAGCTCGTGGACCCCAATCAGGACCTCAACCCTGCGACGAAACTTCGGATCAAGCCTGGCCCCGGCGCTCACCGCAAGACTACGGCGACGCGGCACGGATGACGGCTTTCTACAAGAAACTCCTCGGGGCTGTCGGGCTAGTGTTGGCCGCAGCCCTCGGCTTTGTCGTATGGGAAGTATTTTTCGATCAGGGTGGTCCGCATCACCCGAGAGTTTTCGGCCCCCCTGCGAAAACCAGCTGGAGGCCATCGGGGGCGCGTTCTGCGGGCGCCCATGGTTTCGATGTCATTCCCGAACCGACCACCTTCCACGCCATCCACGTAGGCGTGA is a genomic window of Candidatus Binatia bacterium containing:
- a CDS encoding DUF3604 domain-containing protein is translated as MIRKIFLGAIGLVALAAIVGWFTFGQSTYERMQRVGADNLAADYALQDDSRVPKPEPQPRVIQPRNSLNNVYWGDTHVHTHESFDAKLMGTTVTVEDAYRFAKGEALLSTGGETMQLARPLDFVAITDHAEGFGVSTRCDETDLTWFESINCYLLETPNPMAFLLLRTIVSFTKPDVEKNPDAPAGVYQPEVRTAKGRDSWPICGRGEGGVLRCEQDARSDWARYIALADAENDPGTFTTFAAYEYSPTLPDAGKMHRNILFNGSDLPEFAISSLEVSNAIDLWRGLEETCTGKCDFLTIPHNMNKSWGLAYSRYTYDGGEYGEDEWEIRKRREPLAEIYQIKGASECALGVGATDEECAFSQVFEPCEPGEETGCAFETGFARQGLKIGLQLEQGLGMNPLAFGMIGSTDTHNGNPGDTDEWDFVGAVGQVSSPAIRRFGAPEKPGSEPKPHLSPLRFNTPGGLAAVWAPENTRDAIFAAMQRREVYASSGPRITLRFFAGEDFDESILDEAEPVAIAAAGGVPMGGVLRPRSGHDASPTFYVSALGDWMSAPLQRIQMVKGWIDAEGKTHELVQDIACADGLEVDPTTRRCPDNGASVDLTSCALVGETGSMELAATWQDPDFDPARSAFYYVRVLQNPTCRWSTYDSLRLGREPDPRVPATIRERVWSSPIWIKPSR
- a CDS encoding TonB-dependent receptor; translation: MLLSALILVPGITGLAQAQIEAPSAYEELIESPTDVGGPATEADAEVAQAEAGDESGLSPSTRGQIEEIVVQARKREEFLEDTPVSITAMSENLLREANVTRIDQIENLVPNITIASGQTSAQIRIRGVGTASAGVAFEPGVGMYVDGVFLPRAQAAVFDTLDIAGVEVLRGPQGTLFGKNTIGGAVNITTRKPADELEGFQMVRVGNQGIVNTRSMINIPVDIGWFEDKLFTRLAFASQNRGGYATNPYLGLDDLGRQNSLTFLGSFRFLPTDALTIDMTGTWWKSHGQLAIGQCAIAQETNIGNFQPGFYDACRESRPYTHPMNVNQVQSATSYGTWGTIQYDVGDTDWVEDIVLKSITSWRQQTTASAIDLDATPFPMVSLTSRGGPDPTKGDPGDSEQIQQEFQINATAWDGRINFVGGFFAFWENAQRPSVTNVGIPVVTSATLNNLETDNFTWAFFSQATAALTEWASLTAGLRYSSDRKQATQINTNLLADPPAVVFDGSGDKTFDAWSPMASIALTAPEEWFDDIRLDHLMGYFTYSQGFKGGGFNATINPSAGGNQLEPFEPETLDNFEIGVKSIAFDRRLTLNVSLFYGKYDNIQRRVTETIFDDEGLIEEILTLTLNAAEATTRGAELEVTAMPLPGLVLSGNIGLLDARYTSFPGAVSNLDGKEINKSGQKIEGVPSFQSFLSAQYSFPLELGQRDWMRGWLTTRAQWSYQSDNYALGPEVPQARQPGRNNLGARVSYDFFDDSAQVALWGENLTDTRVPAGSVFSLANSVGVITRNFTIPRTFGAELSYRF
- a CDS encoding TetR/AcrR family transcriptional regulator, whose translation is MSDNSELPATVLEKGQARPLPKANQGRAETERRLIEAALELIKRNGILAGLNLREVAAAAGVNRGNIYHYFGSRQELLREAIARRFKVIRKQLNADFRGLPFVERRTRQFRGDSFQDSKLRALLVIDGDGSVDPMPAYEGALSSLKEDVVNGDIDPAHDLEALQVALSAMLRGYRIFREPYAKRVGADIEALDERVASVVGGWLETMKQPPAATPDRAD
- a CDS encoding DUF3604 domain-containing protein, translating into MKFQAWQLICVALFVFCTGCSDSSAPSEEGATPNRQGFPAVPHEIGDELVFVRAAPNPERNAYFGDLHVHTAYSFDAFAFGTTAKPSDAYRYARGEPLRHPAGFMMQLDEPLDFYGVTDHAMFLGLAEAAADTSQEFSKTPEIDWIHDLNAPDNRGLLSIPSRMKIFSSFLPGLLRGIEDGSIDIEDTTQVARSAWRDTIDAAEGFNDPGRFTTFVAYEYSTSADDRGNLHRNVIFRGGDRLPAIPFSRFHSQNPEDLWDWMDNLREQGIDSLAIPHNSNGSNGQMFELADWAGDPLDDEYTSRRLRNEPLVEITQVKGTSETHPDLSKTDEWADFEIMPYVVGNMKISKLHGSYVREALRNGLSLATEGAGNPYQFGFIGSSDAHTGATTDVESEFYGKLGLMDADPEKRGSVPLPFLQATLQKVVTPDLVTEIGGEDYTAAATITYGASGLAGVWAAENTREAIFDAFRRKETFATSGPRIRVRFFAGFDFDRALLDEHDAIAQAYKDGVTMGGELVAEGDDRPRFLAWAFRDPRRAPLQRLQIIKGWIDKDGETHEKVYDVACSDGTIPDPETNRCADNGARVDLRDCSHSADVGNDELKAWWIDPDFDPDHRAFYYARALQNPTCRWSTWDAVRSGVEPRPDIAKTLQERAWSSPIWVIPTDGKAHRAPVFADG